One stretch of Chryseobacterium fluminis DNA includes these proteins:
- a CDS encoding T9SS type A sorting domain-containing protein, with product MNALLKSAFLIGFLCTSASLMSKDKDFSLSFKNTEAKTISFEVLNAQNISLVIYNDTYGELFSEKLEKENNVTKSYDLKDLNSGTYYLVAESDQKIEKYKINISNTNTVEIEKTPFAEIFKPEYTIAGNKAKLHLSGLKNSATISVSDFSGNVYYSATKTAADGALEMTFDLNPKTSDRYVITVEEMGNVFNKIVTLN from the coding sequence ATGAACGCATTGCTAAAATCTGCTTTTCTTATAGGATTCCTTTGTACATCAGCAAGCCTGATGAGTAAGGATAAAGATTTTTCTCTTTCTTTTAAAAATACGGAAGCAAAAACGATAAGTTTTGAAGTGCTGAATGCACAGAATATATCCCTGGTCATCTACAATGATACCTACGGAGAATTATTTTCTGAAAAACTGGAGAAAGAAAATAATGTCACAAAATCATATGACCTGAAAGACCTGAATTCAGGGACGTATTATCTGGTGGCAGAATCTGACCAGAAAATAGAGAAATATAAAATAAATATAAGCAATACCAATACGGTAGAGATCGAAAAAACTCCTTTTGCCGAAATTTTTAAACCTGAATACACCATTGCAGGGAATAAGGCAAAACTTCATCTTTCAGGTCTTAAAAACAGCGCAACGATTTCAGTGTCCGACTTTTCAGGAAATGTTTATTACAGTGCTACTAAAACAGCTGCAGACGGAGCGCTCGAGATGACTTTTGATCTTAATCCCAAAACATCCGACAGATATGTTATCACCGTTGAGGAAATGGGTAATGTCTTCAATAAAATAGTTACTCTTAACTAA